The Pocillopora verrucosa isolate sample1 chromosome 2, ASM3666991v2, whole genome shotgun sequence genome has a segment encoding these proteins:
- the LOC136279114 gene encoding E3 ubiquitin-protein ligase TRIM71-like, with product MDIKTLLANLHEEVSCSVCMVTFTEPKQLPCLHSFCLHCLAGIQRASGRHDVITCPECRRESQVSGGNLKDLPTNFRINSLLDVLAIRECSSTGVKCGNCDKRRVESFYCFQCCAFWCDECITGHNIIRANKEHRVLALNDFEDQDIEDVLKRPAFCPRPGHEKKELEFFCKKCEQAICNSCVATTHDGHVKILLEEAANEKKLQILSETESRKAKVQRMRNKISKLDESCDKIQTQVAKVKRSAQQFAESMIAVIEAKKQEIFSDADHEAQPYLERLRIQRIEIENKVKMVETAVGKSETLLKGVDDEREEVDCNLEYLSELIFEENEALKTKAIHEGIGSFRGFLSKTRADKATAEGEGLTEAIVGIQAKFILTTRNAERRQCHDERDRVTVEIKNQQGHDCATEVRVQDIKDGSYKVGYFSKETGRCKAEVKLNEEHVAGSPFPVRVKPRQFRPVLSFGRRGSSAGVLKEPWGVAVNERDEIVVTEHGNNRVQVFSSDGTYLRSFGRKGNKHGEFNWPRGITIHETNNIIVVDRDNDRVQLFSEQGEYLSQFGGKGNRDHQLSNPLGVSVDNTGNILLADRGNKSIKIFSPDGHYLSKFGGKGSFTYPFHCVQYDKYLIVSDSDEHCIKVFDRNGNFLYKFGKKGKRDGELNEPHCLSVNKAGHLMVCDAWNHRVQVFELSGKFVTKFGSEGEKKGKFNVPTSTAVLSDGRIVVSDFGNHRIQIFE from the coding sequence ATGGATATCAAAACGTTGCTCGCCAATCTTCATGAAGAAGTATCCTGCTCTGTGTGTATGGTCACATTTACTGAACCAAAACAGCTTCCATGTTTGCACAGCTTTTGCCTCCACTGTTTAGCAGGAATCCAAAGAGCCAGCGGCCGCCATGATGTCATAACATGTCCTGAGTGTCGAAGGGAGAGTCAAGTCTCCGGAGGAAATCTTAAAGATCTGCCCACAAACTTTCGCATCAACAGCTTACTAGATGTGTTGGCCATAAGGGAGTGCAGTTCTACTGGAGTCAAATGCGGAAACTGCGACAAACGAAGAGTAGAAAGTTTCTACTGTTTTCAGTGCTGCGCGTTCTGGTGTGACGAGTGTATCACTGGCCACAACATTATACGAGCAAATAAAGAACACCGAGTTCTTGCACTGAACGATTTTGAAGATCAAGACATCGAGGATGTCTTAAAACGACCAGCATTTTGCCCACGACCGGGCCacgaaaagaaagaattggAATTCTTCTGTAAGAAATGTGAACAAGCCATTTGCAATTCTTGTGTTGCAACCACTCACGATGGACATGTTAAGATACTACTGGAAGAAGcggcaaatgaaaagaaattgcaaatccTGTCTGAGACTGAATCCAGAAAAGCAAAAGTGCAAAGaatgagaaacaaaatatcTAAACTTGACGAAAGCTGTGATAAAATCCAAACCCAAGTCGCAAAAGTAAAAAGAAGCGCGCAACAGTTTGCCGAAAGCATGATTGCTGTCATCGAAGCCAAGAAACAGGAAATCTTCTCTGATGCGGATCATGAGGCACAACCGTACCTGGAACGTTTGCGAATACAAAGGATCGagattgaaaacaaagtaaaaatggtCGAAACAGCTGTAGGAAAATCTGAAACACTCTTGAAAGGAGTTGATGATGAGAGAGAAGAAGTCGACTGCAACCTTGAATATTTAAGTGAACTTATTTTCGAGGAAAACGAAGCTTTGAAGACAAAAGCAATCCACGAGGGAATCGGCTCCTTTAGAGGGTTTCTCAGCAAGACCAGAGCGGATAAAGCAACTGCTGAAGGAGAAGGACTCACTGAGGCGATCGTTGGAATTCAAGCGAAATTTATCTTGACGACAAGAAATGCTGAAAGACGACAATGCCACGACGAGCGTGACCGAGTAACagtggaaattaaaaatcagcAAGGCCATGACTGTGCGACGGAAGTGCGAGTCCAAGATATTAAAGATGGTAGCTATAAAGTCGgttatttttccaaagaaactggaAGATGTAAGGCAGAAGTTAAACTAAACGAAGAACACGTTGCAGGCAGTCCATTTCCGGTTCGCGTGAAACCCAGACAATTCAGACCCGTGCTATCTTTTGGCCGACGAGGTTCGTCTGCTGGAGTGTTAAAAGAACCCTGGGGAGTGGCAGTGAATGAACGCGATGAAATTGTAGTGACTGAACATGGTAACAACAGGGTTCAAGTATTCAGTAGTGATGGAACTTACTTACGGTCGTTTGGTAGAAAAGGTAATAAACATGGAGAATTTAATTGGCCACGCGGAATAACAATACATGAGACTAATAACATTATAGTCGTGGACAGAGATAACGACCGTGTTCAATTGTTCAGTGAGCAGGGTGAGTACCTGAGCCAGTTTGGTGGTAAGGGAAATCGTGATCACCAGCTGTCTAATCCTCTCGGTGTATCTGTAGATAATACAGGCAATATTCTTCTTGCTGATAGAGGTAACAAATCAATTAAGATCTTTTCTCCTGACGGCCATTATTTAAGTAAATTCGGGGGTAAGGGTTCTTTTACCTATCCCTTTCACTGCGTACAATATGACAAATATCTGATAGTGTCAGACAGCGATGAACATTGTATCAAAGTGTTTGATagaaatggtaattttttatacaaatttgGAAAGAAGGGGAAGAGGGACGGGGAGTTGAATGAACCTCATTGTTTATCAGTTAACAAGGCAGGACACCTGATGGTCTGTGATGCATGGAATCACAGAGTACAAGTATTTGAGCTAAGcggaaaatttgtaacaaaatttggatcagaaggagagaaaaaaggaaaatttaatgtCCCTACCTCTACTGCAGTACTCAGTGATGGTCGAATAGTTGTGTCTGACTTTGGTAACCATCGCATTCAGATATTTGAATAG